The following nucleotide sequence is from Chromobacterium rhizoryzae.
CCGGCTGGACGACATCAAGCTGGGCACCCCGTTCGAGCCCGATCGCGAATCCGCCGACAAAATCCCCGGCTATGAAGGCCGCTTGCTGATAGACGGCAAGCCCAGCCCGCTGCAGCGCAAAGTCACCTATCCGGCCGGTTCCGTGGTGGTGGACCCGCAACAGCCGCTGGGCACGCTGGCGATGCTGCTGCTGGAGCCCTCCAGCCCGGATTCCTTCCTGCACTGGGGCTTCTTCAACGCCAACCTCACCTCGGCGGAAGCGCCGGAAGCCTATGTGATGGAGCCGATGGCGCGGCGGATGCTGGCGGAAAGCCCGGCCCTGCGCCAGGCCTTCCAGGCCAGGCTCAAGGACCCCAAGTTCGCCAAGGACCGCAACGCCCGGCTCAACTGGTTCTATGAGCAGACCCCGTTCGCCGACAGCAACCGCTTCCTCTACCCGGTAGGCATCGTGCGCTGATCCCGTCCCGCGCAAGCGTCCGCCGGCTTGTCTACAATGAATAGATTAAAGCCGGCCGGACCTCACGGCGCGGGCGCCCACTCAAGGCGGGGCGGGCAGCGGATCGTTTCCATGTTTGCAGCGGCGGACCGGCCAGGCCGGTCAACGGCCGCAACCAGGAGAAACCCATGCACATCAAGATTCTCGGCGCCGCCGCCTGCATCGGCCATCCCGGCCACACCACCAGTTTCCTGATCGACGAGGACACTCTGATAGACTGCGGCACCGGCGTCACCAGCCTGCGCCCGGACGAAATGCTGTCCATCCGTCAGGTGCTGCTCACCCACAGCCACGCCGATCACTGCGGCTGCCTGCCGCTGCTGGCCGACGTCCACGCCAGCCGCCGCGGGCCCGGCCTCACCGTTTACAGCCAGCAGGAAACCCTGGACGCGCTGCGCGCCCACCTGTTCAACGGCGAGCTGTGGCCGGACTACACCCGCCAGCCCAGCGTCGAGCAGCCCTGGCTGCGGCTGCAGGCGGTGGAACCCGGCTACGCGCTGCCGCTGGGCGAAGGCCTGGCCACCGCGCTGCCGGCCAATCACAGCGTGCCGGCGCTGGGCTGGCTGATAGAAGGCAGTTGGCGCGCGCTGGCCTTCAGCGGCGACAGCGGCCCCTGCCCGGCTTTCTGGCAATGGGTGTCCAATGTGCCCTCGCTGACCGACGTGATCTGCGAGCTGACCTACACCGACGAACGCCAGGGCGAGGCCGCGCGCCAAGGCCATATGACGCCCTTGCTGCTGCTGCCCTTCCTGCCGCAGCTGCCGGCCAACACCCATCTGTGGATCAGCCACATCGACCCCGGCTGCCGCGAGCACCTGCTGGAACAGCTGCGCTCGGAATACCCCAACGGCCTGCGCGTCTGCCCGCTGCGCGAAGGCATGGTGATCGAACTGTAGCCGCAGGAGGCCCGCGCCATGCAAGGCTATCAACTCTCTTTCTTCACTCAGCAGGGCCACAGCCACGACGGCCAGCCCTTGGCGGAATGGATACTGCAACAGGCGCGGCGGATGGGCGTCCGCGGCGCCACGCTGTTTGCCGCCAGCGAAGGTTACGGCCGCCACCGCCGGCTGCATTCCGCTCACTTCTTCGAACTGGCGGACCAGCCCGAGGAAGTCACGCTGGCGCTCAGCGCCGACGAGGCCGAACGACTGCTGGCCGCGCTCGCCGCCGCCGGTATCAAGGTGTTTTACGTGAAGACGCCGGTGGAGTTCGGCGTGCTGGGGGAGGAGGAATCGTAAAAACGAAGCGCCAAGGGACGGCGGATAAAACAAACCCGCCGGCGGGCGAGGGAGAAGCTGCGTCGATTCAAGCGCTCAAACGCTCCGGCAGAGGCTGGCGCTCTTCCTTCATATGCTCGTACACGTCTTTCACCAGCGCGACGATGCCATGCAAGGCCTTGTCCTGAGTACTGTCAAGGTGCGACAGCAAGGGAAACTCGTCGCAGAGCCCAACATACTCCTCGTCTTCCGACGACCAGACGACCCGGTACGAGTAGTGTCGATAATCCATCTTACGCTCCTTCAATCTTCTCAATCGCTTTCAGCACCTGCTTAACCTGATAGGCCTTCGCTTTGCCGCGGCCATTGTCTTGAATATTCACCCCGCCCGGCACACCTGGGATCTTGTAGATATGATGGCTGCCCTTAGAGCCTGTTCAAAGTCTCGCGAGCAAGAGCGAGACAAGGCGAAAACGAGCGAAAAAGCGGAATGTACAAGTGGTACAT
It contains:
- a CDS encoding 3',5'-cyclic-nucleotide phosphodiesterase produces the protein MHIKILGAAACIGHPGHTTSFLIDEDTLIDCGTGVTSLRPDEMLSIRQVLLTHSHADHCGCLPLLADVHASRRGPGLTVYSQQETLDALRAHLFNGELWPDYTRQPSVEQPWLRLQAVEPGYALPLGEGLATALPANHSVPALGWLIEGSWRALAFSGDSGPCPAFWQWVSNVPSLTDVICELTYTDERQGEAARQGHMTPLLLLPFLPQLPANTHLWISHIDPGCREHLLEQLRSEYPNGLRVCPLREGMVIEL
- a CDS encoding DUF190 domain-containing protein, translated to MQGYQLSFFTQQGHSHDGQPLAEWILQQARRMGVRGATLFAASEGYGRHRRLHSAHFFELADQPEEVTLALSADEAERLLAALAAAGIKVFYVKTPVEFGVLGEEES